Below is a genomic region from Tenuifilum sp. 4138str.
ACGACCTACCAGAGTTAAACACCACTGCAGTTGGCAGTATTACCGCCACTACTGCCACCAGTGGTGGCAACATCACCTCCGATGGCGGTTCAACAATTACCGCTAGGGGTGTGGTTTGGAGCACCTCCGAGAATCCCACCACCATCAGCAACCTTGGCATGACAACCGATGGAACAGGAACGGGAAACTTCAGCAGTAATCTATCAAACCTCCAACCCGGAATGGTTTACTACGTTCGTGCCTACGCCACCAACAGCGTGGGTACTGCTTACGGTAACCAGCTATCGTTTACAACGCAAGATGGAGCTATTACCCTGTCAACTAATGCTGTAACCAGCATAGCAGCAACATCTGCCGTTAGCGGTGGAAGTATTACCTCCGATGGCGGTGCGCCAATTAACGCTAGGGGTGTGGTTTGGAGCACCAGTCAGAACCCCACCACCAGCAGCAACCTTGGTATGACAACCGATGGAACCGGAACGGGTAGCTTCACAAGTAACCTAGTAAATTTACAACCCGCAACTGTTTATTATATACGTGCATACGCTACCAACAGTGTGGGTACAGTTTACGGTAACCAGCAAACCTTTACCACTCAATGTGACCTGCCAAAATTAAGCACCACTGCAGTTGGCAGTATTACCGCCACTACCGCCACCAGCGGTGGCAATATCACCTCCGATGGCGGTGCACCAATTACCGCTCGGGGTGTAGTTTGGAGCACAACCGAGAACCCCACCACCAGCAACAACCTAGGCATAGCAACCAATGGAACCGGAACGGGTAGCTTCACAAGCAACCTAACGAATTTGCAACCCGGAACGGTTTACTACGTTAGGGCGTACGCCACCAACAGCGTGGGAACTGCATACGGCAACCAGCTATCATTTACAACCCAGGATGGAGCTATTACCCTGTCAACTAATGCAGTAACCAGCATAACAGCAACATCGGCGGCTAGTGGAGGGAGCATTACCTCCGATGGCGGTGCGCCAATTAACGCTAGGGGTGTGGTTTGGAGCACATTCGAGAATCCCACCCTTGAAAGCAACAGTGGTATGACAACCGATGGTGTAGGAACGGGAAACTTCAGCAGTAACCTAACGAATCTTCAACCCGGAACGGTTTACTACGTTCGTGCGTACGCCACCAACAGCGTGGGCACTGCATACGGTAACCAGCAAACCTTTACAACACACGATGGTTTGCCAGTATTAACCACAGCCGCAGTAACCAGCATAACCCCTACCACTGCCGCTTGTGGTGGCAACATCACCTCCGATGGCGGTTTTGCCATTACCGCCCGGGGTGTGGTTTGGAGCACCTCCGAGAACCCCACCACCAGCAGCAACCTTGGCATGACAAACGATGGCACCGGAATGGGTAACTTCAGCAGTAATCTAACGAACCTACAACCCGGCACGGTTTACTACGTTCGGGCGTATACTACTAATAGTTACGGAACGCAGTATGGTAACCAGGTTTCTTTTACCACCCCAGTCGATGGCCCAGGAGGAACCATAACCGATGCTGACGGTAACACCTATAACACCATTTGGATAAACGGCCGCCAGTGGATGAAGGAGAACCTTAAAACCACCAGGTACAACGATGGTACTGCCATACCGCTGGTAACCGACAAAACGGCCTGGGCTGCCCTAAGCACCCCCGCCTACTGCTGGTACAATAACGACCAAACTACCTATGGAAACACCTACGGTGCGCTGTATAACTGGTATACCGTAAACACTGGCAACCTCTGCCCCACAGGTTGGCACGTACCCACCGATGCGGAGTGGACAACGCTACTTGATTACGTTGGCGGTGATTCCATAGCTGGAACCAAATTAAAGGCAACAAGCGGGTGGTATGTTAATTATGGTATGGGAAATGGTACTGATAACTTTGGTTTCTCTGCACTTCCAGGCGGAGTACGCACTGGCGGTTACTTCTCCAGTGAGGGACTCGATGGCCATTGGTGGACTAGTACCGAAGAAGATGTTTCGAACGCTTTGGGCTGGAAAATGATATGGGATTTAGAGAGAGTGCTCTCCTCAACCGCCTATAAGGAAATGGGTTTTTCAGTTCGTTGTATAAAAGATTAATTTCATAAATTCTAGCAAACTTTATTTCTGATAGTTTGGATTAATAGGAAGTTTTCAAAGGAATTATAACCATTGTAAACATAGAAAAGCTGTTAATCTGGTTAGTCAAAGATATTTTTATGAGTAACCCAAAAGAATCTTAAATAAATAGATGGAATAAAGCCTCGTATTTTTATTGTGTTGATAATAGTGTAAAAGCAATTTATTATTTTATTGGCATGAAAAGTATGAAAAGATTAGCATATTTAACAACAATAGTCCTCTCGCTAGGCCTTTTCTTGACCTGCCAAGAGTTTGAGATTAAGCCAGCGACCAAGGTGGAGACCGGCACGATAACCCCTTTGGCAACCTCCATAACGGTTAACGCCAAAATTATTGAGCTTAGCGGTGAGGGTAACACCGACCATGGGTTTTGCTATGCCACGCACGATAACCCTACTGTAAACGATGGTAAATTGAGTAAGGGAATCCCTAAAGTAGGGGATTTTACAGGTGTAATAGATGGCCTTGCTGTAAATACACGTTACTACATCAGAGCCTACTGCAATTCGCAACAAGGTGTTGTTTATGGCAAGTCTGTATCAGTTAAAACTCTTGATGGACAGCCAACTATAACCACAGCTGAGATAATAGGCATAACCTCTACCTCAGCGGTAAGCGGTGGAAGCATTACCTCCGATGGTGGCGTACCAATTACCGCTCGGGGTGTGGTGTGGAGCACCAGCCAGAACCCAACCGTAGAAACCAACCTTGGAGTAACCTCCAATGGCACCGGAACAGGCACATTTACCAGTAGCCTAACAAACCTCCAACCCGGAACGGTTTACTACGTTCGGGCCTACGCCACCAACAGCGTGGGCACTGTTTACGGCAACCAGCAAACCTTTACAACACACGATGGTTTACCAGTATTAACCACAGCCGCAGTAACCAGCATTACCGCTACCACTGCCACTAGTGGTGGCAATATCACCTCCGATGGCGGTTTTGACATTACCGCCCGGGGCGTGGTTTGGAGTGCATCCGAAAACCCCACTACCACAAGTAACCTTGGCGTAACGTCCGACGGTGCTGGCACGGGTAGTTACACCAGTAGCCTAACCAACCTTCAACCCGGCACGGTTTACTACGTTCGGGCGTACGCCACCAACAGCGTGGGTACTGCATACGGCAACCAGCTATCGTTTACAACGCAAGATGGAGCTATTACCCTATCAACTAATGCAATAACCAGCATAACCGCAACCACGGCGGTTAGCGGTGGAAGTATTACCTCCGATGGCGGTGCACCAATTACCGCTAGGGGTGTGGTTTGGAGCACCAGCCAGAACCCAACCGTTGAAACCAACCTTGGAGTAACCTCCAACGGCAGCGGAACAGGCACATTTACCAGTAACCTTACGAATTTACAACCCGGAACGGTATACTACATTCGGGCCTATGCCACCAACAGCGTGGGCACTACATACGGCAACCAGCTATCGTTTACAACGCAAAATGGAGTTATTACCCTAACTACTACTGAAGTGACCAGCATAACTGCAACCTCGGCGGTTAGCGGTGGAAGTATTACCTCCGATGGCGGTGCGCCAATTACCGCTCGGGGTATAATTTGGAGCACCAGCCAGGACCCAACCGTTGAAACCAACCTTGGAGTAACAACCAACGGCACCGGAACAGGCACATTTACCAGTAACCTTACGAATTTACAACCCGTCACGGTTTACTACGTTCGGGCGTACGCCACCAACAGCGTGGGTACTGCATACGGCAACCAGCTATCATTTACAACACAAGATGGAGCTATTACCCTGTCAACTAATGCTGTAACCAGCATAGCAGCAACATCTGCCGTTAGCGGTGGAAGTATTACCTCCGATGGCGGTGCGCCAATTACCGCTCGGGGCGTGGTTTGGAGCACCTCCGAGAACCCCACCACCAGCAGCAACCTTGGCATGACAGCAGATGGAACCGGAACGGGTAGCTTCACAAGCAACCTAACGAACCTTCAGCCCGGCACGGTTTACTACGTTCGCTCGTATGCTACTAATAGTTACGGGACACGGTATGGGAATCAGGTTTCTTTTACAACCCCAATGCCCGATGGCCCCGGAGGAACCATAACTGATGCTGACGGTAACACCTATAACACCATTTGGATTGGCGGCCGCCAGTGGATGAAGGAGAACCTTAAAACCACCAAGTACAACGACGGCACCAGCATACCCCTGGTAACCGACGCAGCAGCCTGGGCTGCCCTAAGCACCCCCGCCTACTGCTGGTACAATAACGACCAAACCACCTATGGAAACACCTACGGTGCGCTGTATAACTGGTACGCCGTAAGCACGGGCAAACTCTGCCCCACTGGTTGGCATGTGCCTAGTGATGCCGAGTGGTATGCCATGGAAAACTATGTTGATCCCACCATTAACAACCCTAACGCAACTGGCTATCGAGGCACCGATGGCGGTACCAAGTTAAAGGCAACAAGCGGGTGGTATAGTGATGGCAATGGTACTGATGACTTTGGCTTCTCGGCCCTTCCGGGTGGCTACCGCGACAGCTACTATGGTTCCTTCTACGGTGTGGGCTACCAGGGTTACTGGTGGAGTAGTACCGAGTCCATTGCGACGAATGCCTGTTACCGGTGCATGTTCTACGACTACGGGAATGTGTTCCGCGGCTACAGCTATAAGAGGAACGGGTTCTATGTCCGTTGCGTTAGGGATTGATTATTTGGTTATTTACAAACGAGAGAGTGTACTTCGCTCTCGTTTGTACTATTTGATTATTTGTCGCGAAGCGCCCGAAAAAAAATAAAAATGAGCATTTTCGAAATACTGAAAAAAGAAGCAATAAACCAAACCCCTGCAAGTGCAGGGGTTTTTGCTTTACCGAATCATGTTGCCAAGCTTTATTCCAAAGTAAACTGTTCGTGGCGATGTGGGGCCGTAAATGTACGATGGATCCCTATCAATACCAACATCAAAATCCTTTTGGTAGGAGTTGAAAATATTCTTTACCCCACCGAATAGCTGAAGCGTTTTACCCTCGAGCTTGATGTTATAGGTTAGCTTTACCCCTACATCATAAAAGTCAGGTGTTGAGCGGAGTTCCCCTGCATCGGGATTGGTATTTGGCCCAAAGTAGGGGGCAAGCATTGGGCCTGTATATGTGCCCGATACCGATAGACATAAATCCTTTACAAAGTCCCAGTCGAGCATTAGGTAGCCATATTGCTTGGGAGTACGAAAGAACTCACGCGTGTTAAACTCCTGGGGGGTATCGTAAAGCGATTCCTGTAGGGTAAAACCCGCGGTAAGTGAAAAGTCCTTAAACGATTTGATTTTGGTTTCAAGGTTTATCCCCTTAACCGCTGCACCATCGGTGGCATTGCGACGGGTGTAAATTACCGTTCCGTTTTCGTCGGGTGCACCTATCTCGTTATAGAATGGATTTTGTAGGCGTGTATAAAAGATCTCAGCCAAAAAGCCGATAAAAAAGTTCCCCATTTCCCGGTTTGCGTCAGCTGAGAGCATAAAGCTGTGGCTGGTTTCCTGCTTTAGGTTTGGATCGTTCCTGTTGAATACCTGACGGGCACCGGAGGTTTCCACATGCAAGTCCTCATCAAAGATCTGTGGAGCACGGTAGCCCTGTGAGTACGATACTCTTGTCTGTATCCACGGAAGCGCATTGTACATTATGCTCAGCCGTGGCACAAGCACCAATCCTTTTTTTATTCCATTTTCCGGATGGGCAAAATCTTCAATACGGTACTGTTCAGCCCTCAAGCCAACCGAAGTTTTCCATTTCCCAATGCCCATGTCGTGCTGGGCAAAAATTCCCGATGTCAAAAGTGATTGGTCCGAAACGGTTGTGTTTTTAACCTGGGGGAAACTTACTCCTAACGTATCGCCCGTTATTGGATCAATATCAAAAGTGGGACTGGTTAAATCGCGGTAAGCCAGCTTGGTGTCGTTAAGGTTGCTGCCGGTAAGTTCAAGTCCAGCGGTCAGGGTCGATAGCCCAATAATGGCCTTGTACTGTGCCCCGGTGTTATAGGTAAAATCGAATGAGTTGCCGTAACTGCTCAGCGACTGATTTGCCCCATAGTATGAGTCGCGGTTCAGGTACTGTGCTGAGGCAAAGATCGAGAGTAAGTCGAATTGCCTGAAGTAACGCTCAAAGATAAGCGAACCTGCACGCATGTCGTGCTTAACAGCTTCGGCTACATCGCGTTCGTGCAACGGGTAATCCTGTTTGTTTCCACCATCGCGTTTCTCCCGAATAGTGAAAATGTCGGCGCTAATTTTACCTCTCTCGCCAACGCGTTGCCAGAATCGGGTGCCAAGGCTTACGTTGCTCATGGGTGCAAGTTCCGAGTAACCATCGCCATTGGCATCGAACATGTTCCTGTCGCGAGTAAACCCGTAAATGGTTATGCCTGTACGGTTGTTTGTAGCAACAAATGTGTTGTTAAAGTTAACGGTATAGTCGCTGATAGGCCCATTTGAACGTGCCATCCCAGTTCCAATCAGCGAACCCGATGCCCCAACCTCATAGGAGTTTATGCTGGCATCTTTTAAAATGATGTTTATTGTTCCGGCTATAGCATTGCTACCATAAAGCACCGATCCACCACCACGCACAACCTCAACACGGTCAATCATGTTTGCAGGGAGCAGTTCCAGCCCGTAAACGCCTGCCAGCCCGCTAAAAATTGGCCGACTATTGATGAGTATTTGGCTGTAGGGGCCCTCCATGCCATTTATGCGAACCTGGTTGAATCCGCAGTTCTGGCAATCGTTCTCAAGCCTTAGGCCTGGCATAAAGTTTAGGGCTTCACCAACCACAACCGATTGTGTTGAAGCGAAAAGTGCAGGTGCAATGGTGTTTACCATTACTGGGGCTTGGGTACGCTTAAGCATACCCCTATCGGCCGAAACCACAACCTCATCAAGGTGTAAGAGGTCCTCCTGCAATTCAATTTCCACGGTTTTCCTGTCGGTTTCATCTATATCAACCTTGATTTCGGCAGTTTTAAATCCCACTGCGCTAACCGTAATGGTATAAGTTCCCTTTTTCAGGTCGCAAAGTGCAAAGCTGCCCGCTTCGTCGGTTACAGTCCCTATTGTAGTGCCTTTAACAATGACATTTGCAAAGGGTAGGGCTTTACCATTGCTCATAACTGTTCCGTTTAACTTGCAAACTTCCGATAGTTCATTTGCCCTTAGTGCGATATGATTGATGTATATGAATACCAATAGTATTGGTAAATACTTTTTCATGCTGAAAAAAAATTAACGAAGTTAATGCTGATTTGATTTCTATAACCATGCAAGCCGATGCATTGCAAGCATCAGTATAGGAACCCGAATGGTTTCAGGTTTACTGCTGGTTTTACATTGTGGTTATTTATACAAATGGGGGTGCCCTATTAGGTTTAAGCTGTAATGCTACTTGAAGGTGGTGTACTGCTGTTTTTAGATGTATTCGGGTAACAGCAATTTCGGGATTATAAACCTGGTTTTGTGAGCTTTCCTCGAATTGTTTTGCCTGGGCAAGCAATACAATTTCCGATAAGGTATGCTTATGGTTTTTAACGGGCTGCTTATCGGATTGTGTATCGTATGGGTGTGAGTGGACTACCCATTGTCCGTTAATTCGGTGAACGTGGCTGTAGCTGCTGTAAATAAGAATATTCCCCAGCGCAATTATTACCAGGAGTATCGATATAAGCAGTCTTCTAGTACTTTTCACCATCTCGGCTGTTAGCGAATTAACACTGCAAAGGTAACTTTAGAATTATTCTAAACAATGGTTTATTGGTGTTTTTTGCGTATTTTAGCAAAACTATAAACATAAACCAGTAATAGCAATGGAAAAGAGCATAAAGGGAACAAAAACCGAACAGAACCTACTAAAGGCTTTTGCCGGTGAATCGCAAGCAAAGAACCGGTACACCTTTTTCTCAAAGGTTGCCAAGGAGGAAGGCTATGAACAAATAGCCGAGTTGTTCATGATAACCGCCATGCAGGAAGAGCAACATGCCAAACAGTTTTTCAAATTCCTTGAGGGTGGCATGGTTGAAATAACTGCAAGTTATCCTGCAGGAGTTATTGGCACTACTGCCGAGAACTTAAGGGCTGCCGCCATGGGTGAAAACGAAGAGTGGACAAGCCTATACCCTGAATTTGCTAAGATAGCCGAGGAAGAGGGTTTTCCAAAGATCGCAACGGCTTTTAAATTGATTGCAAAGGTTGAAAAAGAGCATGAGGAGCGTTACCGCAAACTGCTTGAACGGGTTGAGAGCGGAACTGTTTTTGAGCGCGAGGAGGAAATTGAATGGGTTTGTCGTAAATGCGGTTACGTTCATAAAGGGAAAAAGGCTCTAAAGAATTGCCCTGTTTGTAACCATCCTCAGGCATACTTTGAGGGAAAAGCTGATAATTACTAGTATGCCATTAATTATTTAACCGCAGCCTTGCTGCGGTTTTTTTATGTTTAAGAACAATTAGTTGTGTATTAATTTAAAGCGTTTTAACTTTGCGCTTTAGAATGAACGTCTGAGTAAAATTAGGGGGATGGAAAACTCCAGAAGGTTTAAGATACTGATAGCTGACGACGATAATATTTCGGTAATACTGCTTACCAATTACCTAAAAAACATTGAAGCGGATTTCATTATTGCCCGCGATGGTGAGGAAGCACTTACCCTTTTTGAGCAAAACACCGATGTTGACCTTATCCTTATGGATATAAAAATGCCCAAGCTGAACGGGTTAGAGGTCACAAAGCAGATAAAATCCAAAAATCCTCACACAAAAATTATTGCCGAAACAGCCTTTGCCATGGTTGACGATGAGAAAAAGGCCATTGAGGTAGGCTGTGATGCCTACATCACTAAGCCAATAAATGGCGAAAGGTTGGTGACTATGGTAAAGAGCATGCTGGGAGTTTAAGGTTAGCTGGTAGTTGACAGCTGTTGGTTGATAGTTGATAGTTGGTAGTTGATAGTTGATAGTTGTTAGTTGATAGTTGTTGGTTGTTGGTTTAAGAGTGTCCATTCCCAATCATTCCGAATCATTCCGAGTATTCCGACTCATTCCGATTCACTCCCGCTAAAAGTCACATATTAACGTTTAACGGCTCACGGCTCACGGCTCACGGTTCACGGACTCAAACTTCCTCTAACTTCCTCTAACTCCATCATATTCTGTCTATTCCGACTCATTCCGACTCATTCCGAGCATTCCGACTCATTTTCGTTGGTTTTACTTTTCACTTTTCACTTTTCACTATTCACTTTTCCTCTAACTTCCTCTAACTCCCTCATATTCTCAATTCTTCTTTTCACGTTTCACGGACTTCTTTTCATTTTTCTTTCTTACCTTTATACCTCAAATTACATCTACGCCATGATACACGATGTGGTACTGCTTGG
It encodes:
- a CDS encoding FISUMP domain-containing protein yields the protein MKRLAYVTLLILSVGLFLTCQEFEIKPATKVETGTATPLATSITVNAKIIELSGEGNTDHGFCYATHDNPTVNDGKLSKGIPKVGDFTGEIDGLAVNTRYYIRAYCNSQQGVVYGKSVSVKTLDGQPTITTAEITDITSTSAVSGGSITSDGGAPITARGVVWSTSQNPTIETNLGVTSNGTGIGTFTSSLTSLQPGTVYYVRAYATNSVGTVYGNQQTFTTHDGLPVLTTAAVTSITATTATSGGNITSDGGFDITARGVVWSASENPTTTSNLGVTSDGAGTGSYTSSLTNLQPGTVYYVRAYATNSVGTAYGNQLSFTTQDGVIALTTTEVTSITPTSAVSGGSITSDGGAPITARGIVWSTTENPTTSSNLGMTTDGTGTGNFSSNLTNLQPGTVYYVRAYATNSVGTIYGNQQTFTTQYDLPELNTTAVGSITATTATSGGNITSDGGSTITARGVVWSTSENPTTISNLGMTTDGTGTGNFSSNLSNLQPGMVYYVRAYATNSVGTAYGNQLSFTTQDGAITLSTNAVTSIAATSAVSGGSITSDGGAPINARGVVWSTSQNPTTSSNLGMTTDGTGTGSFTSNLVNLQPATVYYIRAYATNSVGTVYGNQQTFTTQCDLPKLSTTAVGSITATTATSGGNITSDGGAPITARGVVWSTTENPTTSNNLGIATNGTGTGSFTSNLTNLQPGTVYYVRAYATNSVGTAYGNQLSFTTQDGAITLSTNAVTSITATSAASGGSITSDGGAPINARGVVWSTFENPTLESNSGMTTDGVGTGNFSSNLTNLQPGTVYYVRAYATNSVGTAYGNQQTFTTHDGLPVLTTAAVTSITPTTAACGGNITSDGGFAITARGVVWSTSENPTTSSNLGMTNDGTGMGNFSSNLTNLQPGTVYYVRAYTTNSYGTQYGNQVSFTTPVDGPGGTITDADGNTYNTIWINGRQWMKENLKTTRYNDGTAIPLVTDKTAWAALSTPAYCWYNNDQTTYGNTYGALYNWYTVNTGNLCPTGWHVPTDAEWTTLLDYVGGDSIAGTKLKATSGWYVNYGMGNGTDNFGFSALPGGVRTGGYFSSEGLDGHWWTSTEEDVSNALGWKMIWDLERVLSSTAYKEMGFSVRCIKD
- a CDS encoding FISUMP domain-containing protein; its protein translation is MKRLAYLTTIVLSLGLFLTCQEFEIKPATKVETGTITPLATSITVNAKIIELSGEGNTDHGFCYATHDNPTVNDGKLSKGIPKVGDFTGVIDGLAVNTRYYIRAYCNSQQGVVYGKSVSVKTLDGQPTITTAEIIGITSTSAVSGGSITSDGGVPITARGVVWSTSQNPTVETNLGVTSNGTGTGTFTSSLTNLQPGTVYYVRAYATNSVGTVYGNQQTFTTHDGLPVLTTAAVTSITATTATSGGNITSDGGFDITARGVVWSASENPTTTSNLGVTSDGAGTGSYTSSLTNLQPGTVYYVRAYATNSVGTAYGNQLSFTTQDGAITLSTNAITSITATTAVSGGSITSDGGAPITARGVVWSTSQNPTVETNLGVTSNGSGTGTFTSNLTNLQPGTVYYIRAYATNSVGTTYGNQLSFTTQNGVITLTTTEVTSITATSAVSGGSITSDGGAPITARGIIWSTSQDPTVETNLGVTTNGTGTGTFTSNLTNLQPVTVYYVRAYATNSVGTAYGNQLSFTTQDGAITLSTNAVTSIAATSAVSGGSITSDGGAPITARGVVWSTSENPTTSSNLGMTADGTGTGSFTSNLTNLQPGTVYYVRSYATNSYGTRYGNQVSFTTPMPDGPGGTITDADGNTYNTIWIGGRQWMKENLKTTKYNDGTSIPLVTDAAAWAALSTPAYCWYNNDQTTYGNTYGALYNWYAVSTGKLCPTGWHVPSDAEWYAMENYVDPTINNPNATGYRGTDGGTKLKATSGWYSDGNGTDDFGFSALPGGYRDSYYGSFYGVGYQGYWWSSTESIATNACYRCMFYDYGNVFRGYSYKRNGFYVRCVRD
- a CDS encoding TonB-dependent receptor: MKKYLPILLVFIYINHIALRANELSEVCKLNGTVMSNGKALPFANVIVKGTTIGTVTDEAGSFALCDLKKGTYTITVSAVGFKTAEIKVDIDETDRKTVEIELQEDLLHLDEVVVSADRGMLKRTQAPVMVNTIAPALFASTQSVVVGEALNFMPGLRLENDCQNCGFNQVRINGMEGPYSQILINSRPIFSGLAGVYGLELLPANMIDRVEVVRGGGSVLYGSNAIAGTINIILKDASINSYEVGASGSLIGTGMARSNGPISDYTVNFNNTFVATNNRTGITIYGFTRDRNMFDANGDGYSELAPMSNVSLGTRFWQRVGERGKISADIFTIREKRDGGNKQDYPLHERDVAEAVKHDMRAGSLIFERYFRQFDLLSIFASAQYLNRDSYYGANQSLSSYGNSFDFTYNTGAQYKAIIGLSTLTAGLELTGSNLNDTKLAYRDLTSPTFDIDPITGDTLGVSFPQVKNTTVSDQSLLTSGIFAQHDMGIGKWKTSVGLRAEQYRIEDFAHPENGIKKGLVLVPRLSIMYNALPWIQTRVSYSQGYRAPQIFDEDLHVETSGARQVFNRNDPNLKQETSHSFMLSADANREMGNFFIGFLAEIFYTRLQNPFYNEIGAPDENGTVIYTRRNATDGAAVKGINLETKIKSFKDFSLTAGFTLQESLYDTPQEFNTREFFRTPKQYGYLMLDWDFVKDLCLSVSGTYTGPMLAPYFGPNTNPDAGELRSTPDFYDVGVKLTYNIKLEGKTLQLFGGVKNIFNSYQKDFDVGIDRDPSYIYGPTSPRTVYFGIKLGNMIR
- the rbr gene encoding rubrerythrin, translating into MEKSIKGTKTEQNLLKAFAGESQAKNRYTFFSKVAKEEGYEQIAELFMITAMQEEQHAKQFFKFLEGGMVEITASYPAGVIGTTAENLRAAAMGENEEWTSLYPEFAKIAEEEGFPKIATAFKLIAKVEKEHEERYRKLLERVESGTVFEREEEIEWVCRKCGYVHKGKKALKNCPVCNHPQAYFEGKADNY
- a CDS encoding response regulator, encoding MENSRRFKILIADDDNISVILLTNYLKNIEADFIIARDGEEALTLFEQNTDVDLILMDIKMPKLNGLEVTKQIKSKNPHTKIIAETAFAMVDDEKKAIEVGCDAYITKPINGERLVTMVKSMLGV